In Candidatus Thermoplasmatota archaeon, the sequence AGAGATGAGATGTACAAGGAAAGTCTGGAAATTGAAAATAAAATTGATTCTTTTTCCACAAAAATGGAAACTTCCTTGGATTTGATATCGAGGGCAAAATCTCGCCTGCCGACATTGGAACAAACGCTGGCAGAACTGCTGATGGAAACGGAAAACTATGAATTTAATGAAAAAGAGCTTGCCCCAATGGATGAATTGAAAGCAAAAATAAAGGGGGCAGAGAGGAAAATAGAAAAACTCCTGCCAGTAAACATGATGGCACTGGAAGAATATGAAAGGCAGGATGAGAGAAGGAGAAAGTTTGATGAGGATATACGCAGGCTGAAGGAACAGCGTAAGAATTTAATCAGGTTAGTAGAGGAAATAAAAAAGAAAAAGAAAGATTCGTTCTATGTGGTGTATGAAGCGGTGAAGACAAACTTCGAGAGGATATATAAAGAACTTTTGGGGGGAGGCGAAGCATCGCTCATGCTCGAAAATCCGGATAACCCGTTCGAGGGGGGGCTGATAATAAAAGCCAGGCCAAAGGAGAAAAAAATCATGCACCTGAACGCACTTTCCGGGGGCGAAAAAAGTATGGCATCTCTGGCTTTCATTTTTGCAATCCAGTCATATGATCCCTCCCCGTTCTATATACTTGACGAGGTAGATATGTTTCTTGATGGAAAAAATGCAGAAAGAGTTGCAAGTATGGTGAAGGAAAAGTCAAGGGAAACACAATTTGTAACGATATCGCTCAGAAGAGTTACGCTAAATAAAGCAGACCACATTTATGGAGTGACGATGCAGGAAGGCATATCAACACTAATAGGAAATGTTAACATTTCGCAGGTGGAAGAAATTGTTGAAGTAAAATGAAAGAAGAAATAATTAATCATATACTTATGCAAAGGGAAGATGCCACCAAGAAGGAGAGTATAGAGAAATACATAGAGATGGCAGGTGACGGGAACAGTTCCTATATCAAAGACTCATTTGACAGGGCAATAGCAGTCACATTTGAACTTGTAATAGACGAACAACTTGATCCCTGGGACATAGATCTTGTTTCTTTCTCAAAGATGTATCTCAAGAGAGTAAAGAATTCCGGTATAATTGATTTAATGACGGCGGGAAGAATAATTTTAATGGCATGGAAAGTACTGAAACTCCAGTCAGGCCACATTGTGAGCATGCTCCAGGAAAAGGAAGAGAAAGAGAGCGAGTGGGACGAAATACCCGACTGGTATATGGAAGACGAGAGTTACTTTTATACAAGAGCAGTGATAGAGAAGGGAGCCCCCCTCCAGGAAAAAATCAGGAGAAAGGGCGAAAGAAAAGTAACGCTTATAGAATTGGTAAATGCTTTTGAGGAAGTAAGGGACGAGATAGAAATAAAAGAAAAACGAAGAAAGCATAGGAAGGAGGAACAGAAAATATTTTCAGAACGGGCGGAAAAGGAAGTCGAAGGAAATGCACACAAGGAGGACATAGAAGAAGAAATAAGCATAATATTGGGCAAACTCAGTAAATTAAACGGCAGGGCAATTTCCATAGGCGAGATATGTAATAAAAACAGTAAAGAAGAATTAGTTATGACCATTTCATCTTTGCTCTTCCTTGCCAAGGAAAGGAAGATAGTTATATGGCAGAAAGATTTTCCCTACGGAACAATTTATATAAAGAATATCCACCATGAAAAAAAATAGCAATAGAATCGTAGAAGCCGCCCTGTTCTCTGCAGGGCGCCCGATATCAGTTGATGAAATATGTGATGTCATTCATCTAAAAAAGAGGGAAGTTGTAGGGGCAGTCACATCCCTTATGGATGAGTATGAGACCAGAGGAAAGAAAGGGGAAACATCCATTGAAGTTTCAAAAGCAGGAGATAAGTATGCAATGCAACTTCGCTCTGAATATGCTGAATATGGAAAAAAGCTTTCTGGGACTGAAGTCCCGAAAAAACTCCTGAAAACGGTATCACTCATTGCGTATTATCAGCCGGTAGTCCAATCTGAAATAAAAAATATGGTTGGCAGCAAGATATACGAACATGCCAGAGAGCTCGAGGAGTTTGGATTTATAAAATCCAGGAAGCACGGAAGAACGAAAATTCTCGAAACCACTACATATTTTTATGAATATTTTGGTTTTGATACAACCGACAGAGGTAAAATAAGGGAGTATCTGAAAAACAAAATAAAGCTCCCTGCTGCAAGCAGTGGAACATCTTAGAAGTCCAGTAATTTCATCTGCTTGCATCTTTCTTTTTCTTCAGGTGCACCATATTGTTCTATGTAGTTTTGTATTTTTTTTACGAGCAATCTTCCGCGCTATTGATGATTCACATTATTCTCTCAGCACAATTTTGTCGGTAAAAAGCAATATATATTTCCCCCGCCATTATTGTATTGGTGGTAAAATGAAGCGAGGAAAGTTAGTTAAAAGAGTTTTGTGTATTTTAGTAGCAGTATCTTTTTTGCTACCAGCAAATGTAGTAATGGGAAAAGGTGGAAAAAGGCCAGACTTATGGGTAGAAATCAATGGAGATATACCAGCAATTCTCAAGGAAGGAGAGATAATTACCATTACAGCAAGAGTTGATAATGTTGGGTGTAAAGACGCAAAGAATTTCGGTATCAAATTTAGTTGTGATACAACTGATAATACAATCAAAACTAAAAGTGTAGCCTCACTTCCAGTAAATACCTTTATAAACGTTTCAATAAACTGGGTAGCATTGGCTGGCAATCACACATTAATTGTAGAAGTAGATTTTGATGACGTCATCGATGAAGCAGATGAAACAAATAACATAAATGAAATTGACATATATGTGGAGAATGCAGGTAACAACATTGAAAACTCCACACAATCATCTTTTCCAGTTGATCAATCTAATTACGGGGAGAGTACAGAATCATTATTAGGCACCACTGGAATTGGAGTTACAAAATATCCAACAGATGATACTTTCGCAAGAAGCTGGAAGCCTAGTACAGTCTACGGCGGTAGCACTTATTTCACTGTAAATCCAAGAACTCAAGATATTTGCAGGACATATATTAAATTTGATTTATCTTCCATACCTTCTGGAGCAACGGTATCATCGGCAAAATTGAGAATGTATTATTATAGATGGTGGGAAGCAGATCCAGCTGGAAGAACAAATGATTTGCATGAAGTAGCAAACTCATGGAATGAAAATACATTAACCTGGAATAATAAACCAAATTATGATGCCACAGCATTTTCCTCTTACGTTGTACCCTCTTCATTTGGATGGATAGATGTAGATGTCACACAATACGTGCAGGATAAAGTAAATGGAGAGCCAAATTATGGAATTTTAATAAAAGACCGGAATGAGCAGTCGATGGGACTGAATACAAATCCATGTATGTATTCGAAAGAATATGGTAGTTATTGTCCACGACTTGTGATTGGGTATACCACAGGATTATCTTTAGGGGAAGCAGTTGATAATACTGATCTAACTTGGTCAACTGGCGGAAATGCAAATTGGTTTGGCCAAACGCAAACTTATTATTATGGCGGAGATGCTGCACAAAGTGGAGATATAAGTGATAACCAAAATACGTGGATTAAAACAACGGTTGGCGGACAAGGAACTTTGAAATTTTATTGGAAGGTTAGTTCCGAAACAAACTATGATTATCTAAGATTCTACATAGATAGCTCTCAGCAAACTGGAATTAGCGGTAATGTTGACTGGCAACAGAAAACATATAGCATAAGCTCTGGCTCTCACGAATTGATGTGGAAATATACAAAAGATGGGAGCGTTAGTTCTGGTAGCGATTGCGGATGGCTTGATAAGGTAGAATGGATAGCTGAAGGTGAAGTATGGCAACAAATGATAGGAGACGAGACAGGTTTATATGAAAACGGGTTTGGACGTATTTCTAATATTGCTACAAGAGGAATGGATATCTATGATGGTAAACTGTTTATTGGAACGGAGAACCTGAATAAGCTTAGAACCGTTGAGATATTCTCTGATGGTTTTGAAGATGATCTCTGCGAAAACGTTTGGTCAACAGAAACTACTTGGCAGGGAAGAGTTCGTGTCAGCACTTCATATCCTCATTCAGGCTCGTATAGTGTTCTTTTGGATGACAGTGTCTATGGCGCAGGATTTTCTTATGCCCGGTTGATTCTCACAGTGCATCTTAATCATTTTTCTGATGTGGAGCTGGAGTTTTGGTGGAGAGAATTCGGGGATGAGGATCATGCAGGAGACGGGGTTTTTATCAGTGATGATGGCGGGAGCACTTGGTATAAGGCCTTTTCTTTCAATAACGGCCCACAAAGTTATACCCGTACGGTTATTGATATTGATGCGAAAGCAGATGAAGCTGGTATGGAGATTACCAATAATTTCAAAATTAAATTCCAGTTTTACGATAACTGTTATATCCCGTACGACGGGTATGCGATAGATGATGTTAAGGTAACAGGATATGTAGATAGTTTTATTGGAGAGGCGACACCAGAGGAGGCATATATGGAGGATGCTGAGGAGGAGGGACCAATACCATGTTCATTGCAGGGTTCTGGTGGTATATCAGGGATTGACGAACTATTATTTCATTATAGAGCACTTGCAAGTGATGGCTGTGAGGTATGGTACTACGATGCAAATACTGGTGAATTCCATCAGGTAATTGGGGATAATCCTGAGGCTTATAAGGACAGTGGATTTGGTGACACTATGAATTATGCCGCGGCTACGATCAAGGAATTCAAAGGTAAATTGTACGTTGGAACAGCTAACAGTCCCGATAAAGGATGTGAGGTTTGGAGGTATGATGGATCAAGTTGGGAGCAAGTAGTAGGAAATGAACCTTCAGCTACGAAACCGAGTGGATTTGGGAATAAGCACAACCTCGGGGCGTGGAGTATAGAGGAATATGATGGATATCTCTACATCGGCACGATGAACTGGCATACTGGCTGTCAGATTTATAGATCCTATGATGGCACCACATGGAATCAGGTACCCCTTACAGAAGAAGGAGATGGTTTTGGGGATAAATGGAATACATATGCATGGGATATGGAGGTCTATCAAGATGAACTCTATGTTAGTACGTTCAATTTTAAGTATGGCTGTGAACTTTGGAAATATGACGGAAGTAACTGGTATCAGTTAGTTGGAAACGATCCAGAGTATCAAATTTCTGGAGCAAAGAATGCAGGTTTTGGAGAAGTGGAAAATTATGGGATTAGAAACATGAAGGTTTACGGTGGTGAGTTATACGCTGGTACAGCAACAAGCATTTTCCAGACACAAGAAGCATGTGAAATTTGGAAATATGACGGAAGTAATTGGCATCCAGTAATTGGGGATGATACAGGAAATCCAGAGACATGGGATGGATTTGGAAAGACATGGAACAAATACGCTTGGTCTATGAATGTTACTTCTGACAACAAACTTTGGGTTGGAACAGTGAACATTCAACGCACGGGCGGTATTCCTCTTTTTGAAACTGAGGGTTGTGAAATATGGTGTTACGATGGAAGCGGTTGGAGTCAAAAAGTGGGAGATGAGAGTGGCGAAATCGGGAATGGTTTTAATGACAAGAATAATAGTGGCGCTAGATCAATGATAGAATATCCTACTGGTAGTGGAGATCTTTGGGTTGGAACATTTCATGTTAAACCCCTTTTGATTCCTGATAAGGGTTGTGAGGTTTGGAAAAGAACATCAACCTAGTTTATTCTTCTATAGGAGATGAAATAGTATGAATAAAAGCACGATAGCGGTTGGGGCATCAGTTATTCTTCTGCTGTCAGTAGCGGGGGTTAACTTTTCAGAGATAATAGGAGGGACGAGAGGACAAGATGATTCATATGATGATGCGGCTGAATTAAAGGGCAATATTATCACAGTTGATAATGAAGGAGATGGAGATTATTTGTCAATAAAAGAAGCGGTTACCAATGCAAACCCCGGTGATATCATAGAAGTATACAGCGGGGATTACTATGAATGTAACATTACGATAACAAATCCCAATCTTACATTAAAAGGTATTCCATATGAGCTGGGAATTGGCAACGATACTGGAAAACCATTCATTCATGGCCAAGGACTAAATACTGTAATGATTATTAAAGCTGATGATGTCATCCTTACTGGTTTTAGTATGGAAAATAGCGGTACCTCATATGCACATGGTATTATCTCTATATGTAGCTGTAATAACTGTTTGGTTTCAGATAATGGTTTCAGTCATTCAGTTATGAGTTGTATCGGTTGTATAAATTCTAGCAATACCAAGATTATAGGTAATAATATAAGCCATAGCATTATTAGACACGGTATTACACTTCATGACTCTAATAACAACACTGTTGCTAACAACACCATCACTGATATGGGTTCAGAGGGTATTTGCATTTGGAGTTCTGATTATAACACCATAACTGGCAACAAAATCAGCAGATGTAAAGGATATGGTATCGATCTCCCGGGAGGTGATCACAATACTGTTGTGCAGAATTCTTTTGAGGATAATCATGTGGGAGTGTTTCTCGATGGCTATCATAACCTTATAGCGAAAAATAATTTCATAGACAATGAGGAGAATGCTTTCATCCTTTATTTACTCCCGCTTAAATTTCCTTTCTGTAATATATGGCTCAGAAATTACTGGGATGACTGGACTGGCATAGGGCCATATGTTATCCGTGGAAGGATACTTTATGTCATTCCATGGATTGGTATCGATCCATTTCCAGCATTTAGACCATATGATATTGATGGTAATAAAGAAATTAACGGAACGAATGAAACGGGACTTAATACAAATCTACACATTCAAGGAAAAGAAGCTTGTAAACTAAGCATGCAATCAAAAATTCTTTAGAAAGGGTATGTCAACTCTGGAAAACTTCCGATGGAACTACATGGAGCAAAGTAACTCTTCAGGGAGGAGACAGATTCGGAGAACCAGAAAATTATGGAATTAGAAACATGAAAGTTTATAACCTGACTTCCCACATTTTAAGCACATGTTATGATCGATAATTGCTGCCTGATTCTCCTAAATGCCTGTTTTTCTCCTTAGAACTTCTTCATTTTTCATGCTGGCGATAGCAATCCACATGTAATGATATGCGTTTACAATATAAGCACATACGATTCTTACAGAAATTACAAAGAAACAGAAGGGGATTTTGGAGAAGCTAAATTTATGTGCTTAAAAATACGGAAGTTAGGTTATAATGACAAACTATACCTTGGAACAGCTGCAAGTATTCTCCAAACACAACAGGCATTAGAAATCTGGAAATAAAAAACCAGAGCTAACCATTAGCCTGAATTTAGAAAAATAGGAAAAGCGGGAATGGGCACAAAATTATCCGAAAAGAGCACCCAGTCCTTCTGCTACTTCTTCTTCGCTTACCTCTTCCTTCTTTTTTTCTGCCTTCTCTTCCTTCTTTTCTTCTTTCTCTTCAGCCTTTGTCTCCTGAGGTGCTGCTACGGTAGCAGCCGGGGCAACAGCAGCCTTTGATATCACATCTTCTATATTGACGTCCTCCAAGGATGAGGTTAACACCTTTATCTTGGCATCATCTATTTTTATGCCTGCTGCTTCCAAAACCTTCTTCAGATTCTCTTCGCTTATCTCCTTCCCGGCAGAGTGGAGAAGCATCGCTCCATATACATATTCCATTTATGTCACCTTCCTCGTTATTCACCTTCAGTTTTTAATTCTTTTGCAAGAATTGATACTTGCCGGTGAACATTTTTTATAAATTCTTTTATGGTATCGGGGGTGTACATCCCGCATTCCAGGGCCAGAGTGAATGAATTACAGTAAGCCTTATGAAGTAACTGAGGTACAATTTCTTTTGCTGGATATTTCAGCTCCAGAGACAATGCGAATGCATTATGAATTGCCGTATGAAAGTTACTGGATATCTCACCCACATCTATGCCCAACGTTTCCGAAGTGAACATCAAACCGTCTTCGTATATAGCCCTTACGTTCAGTCCCACTTCCAGGGGATAGACATCCATCCTTGTAAGCATCTGAGCTACATGCGGCTGTATAATTTCTCCTTTTTTGACAAGCGTTACTGTTTTTTCAACAACCACACTTCCTTCTCTGATGGCGGCCGGTATGCCTGCCTTTTGAAATTCTCCCACAATCGGGCCCGGCTTGAAAGGCGTTTTCCCTTTTTCCACGACGATATCATCTGGGGCGATTTCACCGCCCTTCGCGGGCACTTTCATCTTTGTTTTTTCCAGTTGTCTGAAAATCTTGAAGGGATTCATATCGGTTGCCAGGACGGCACTCTCCCCTTCAATGTACTCGGAGAGTTTAGATAAGTTATCTTCGTCTGCTAGAGCATGTTGAATAAGGCTATTCTTTGATACCCTCACAATGGCATTTCCTCCGAGGTTTTTTCTCATCTCATGCATCTGAGACGCAGGTATGCCTCTTATTCCGACTATGCCTACAACGGGATAGGAACCAATCAGCTCTTTCAATCCTTCAACTTCCTTGATCTTCCACTCTGCTGGCATCATATCACCCTGACAGGAGTACCCATCGTAGACTTCACATATGCTGACTTTATGTTCATCCTTCCTCTTTCAAATTTACCTTCCACAACTTTCAAAATTGCTTCGATATTTTCCGATATTGCATCGGCATCCATATCTTCCTTGCCAACTATGCAGTGGAAAGTGGTTTTATCCTTCGACCGTATTCTGACGGTATTTCTTAATTTTTCTACTTCAGCCGATATGTCCGCATTTGGTGGAATCGGCCTCGGCATTTTCCCACGCGGACCAAAAAATCTGCCCAGTGTCTTACCAACTGTTGGCATTAGAGGGGCCTCCGCAATAAAGAAGTCATATTCTTCCGCCACACCTTTAGCATTTTTAGCATCTTTTGCTAGTTCCTCCATCTCCTCAGGTTTAAAGACCATATCTGCTGATTCTTTAGCTTTCAAAGCCATTTCACCGGTTGCAAATACACCTATCTTTGCTTTTTCTCCCCTTCCATTTGGCAGGTATATCTCTTCGTCTATACGGTTTTCCGGTTTACTCATATCCACATCCTTCAGATTTACAACTAGGTCGACAGACTGCTTGAATTTTCTTTTAGGATTATACTCATCATCCAGTGCTTTTTTAACCGAATTTACTATTTCCTGAGATGCCATATCAATCGCGATGACATCGGAATGACGATGTGTTATATAAAAGTTGTTTTTGGGGTAGTGAATATGTGCTACTACTTTTATTAAAAAAAATTTTAATTCCTTTAAAGCGTTATTTAGAAAAGTATTATTTATAGAAATTTGATGAGCGATTACTTAAGTGATAAAATGGAGATAGCAATCAGTTCAGTAATTGGCGAATTAGACAAGAGATTGAAATCATACATACCAGAAAGGAGTAGTTTTACGCCCGCAGATGAAGCATTGTATGAACCAGAAAGCATGTATAACACTTCCGTGGAAGAAGCAGAAAAGTACCGCCTTAAAGCCATAAGATATTCCTTTGGGAAACATTACGAGAATAACAAATTTTATCACGAATTTTGTAGAGAGCATGAGGTAAAGCCAGATGACATAAAAAGCATCGATGACCTGACTAAAATTCCTCTTCTGTCACATAAATTTTTTAAGGATTACCCGTCTGGCAAGGAATTTGCGGTATGGCTGGCGAACATAATGACGGGAGAAATACCAAAAATTACGATAGACAAAAAAAATCCGTCATTCGATGATGTTGTCAAAAGTTTTGGCAGGGCGGACGTAACTGTTGCATACAGCAGCGGCACCACCGGAAAATTTACGTTTGTCCCGAGAGACGAGAGAACGTTTGAATCTGGAGAATATTCAGTTGCAAGGTCGGGCATAGAGATGTTATCCCACTGGTGGAAGTATGACTCTCATGCTTATCTGCTGTTTCCTAATCCCCATAAAACCAATCTTTATGTGGGAAAAGTAGCATCTGTCCTTTTTGATGCAATAAAAAATGTAAGGGTGGCAATAGATAGGGAGATAACAACTGATCTGATACGCATATCAATGGGAAGAGCAAAAGGATTGAGAGAAAGATCGATGGCATTACTCATGAAGCTGGCATCAAAAAGAATGAATGAAAAAATGGTTGACGAGATTATAGATTGGATGGAAGAATTGGAAAAAACAGATGAAAAAATCTTTTTCACAGGGGCACCGTTCATTTTGAATATGATAATGGATAAAATGAGAAGGGAGGGAATAAAATTTGATTTCGGGGAGAGAGGGGCAGTGCTGACAGGTGGTGGATGGAAAGTGCATGAAAACAAAAGAATGCCCGTTAAGGATTTCAGGGAAAAAGTGAAGAAGTTCATAGGTATACCTGAAAAACAATGCCTTGATTTGTATGGAATGGTGGAAGGAAACGGTTTCATGGCGCATTGTCCCGAAGGACATTATTTCCACATACCGCATAATTATTACCATCCTCTAGTGCTCGATGAAAACAACGAGCTGGTTGGATACGGCGAGTATGGAAAATTCGCTTTTCTTGATTCTCTGGCACAGAGTTATCCCGGCTTTATTTTCACAGGAGATAGGGTAAAACTTCTGGAAAGATGCCCCGTATGCGATCGCCCCGGTCCAGTACTTGAGCCAGAAGTAAAAAGAATGGCAGGCGAAGAGATAAGAGGATGCGCGGAGGAAATGAGAAAAATGCTTCTGAGCGATTTAAAGGAGGTGAGCAAGTAAAATGTTAAAGAAACTGGTAGAAATAAAGGAGAAGGGATATATAATTCCCTGGAAAATGTTTAGAATTGTCATACGTACAGTTCCTGCACTGCTTAAAGCGATAATAAAACATCCAATAGTGCTTATAAAAGCAAACAGGATTGCAAAAAAGTATTTGAAAAATATGAAAGAGCCTGAACTTCCATATAAAATTCCGGAATACAGGGAGGGAATGCCATACAATAAATCAAATGAAAGGTACTTAAGGCCCACGCATTTCTGTGAATCTAATGCTCCTGAAATAATAGCCCTGGCAAATGAACTCGGAGCATTCAAGAAATCCGACATGGAATATGCTGAAGCCGTGTTTAAATTTGTAAAAAATAACATAAAGTTATCTTTTGGCGGGCTCGACGGGGCGGTTGCCACACTGAAAAGGGGGAGCGGAACATGCCTGCATCAGCTTTCGCTTTTTGCTGCATTGTGCAGAGCCGGAGGATTATCAGCAAGGTATAAGCTGTACAGTCTTGCACTTGTAGAATCAATGTATGATTCCATGGTGGGTGTGTCCCCAGTTGTAAAGGACTGGTATGACGCATTTGGAACTTTTATGCTGCACGGTACTGCAGAAGTTTTGGTTTATGGCAAGTGGATTGTAGCAGACCCGACCTTTACGCCAGAATACGAGATAGAAATGGGCGTACCGCTTGCTAAGCTGGGCGATGACCCCACGGGCATGTGGAATTATCCTGTCGAAGGAACGACGATGATACTGGAAGGGGTACCCTACGGTGCTGGGGTTGTATGGAACTTTCTTGTCAACTGGATAGGAAAAGGGGAAGCGATGAGAATAAATATGAGCCTTGAAATGGCACGAAATAGGGGACGCAAGAAACTTGAAAGAGCGGGTGCAGAAGAATACGACAGTACGGTAAGGTATTCTTACAAGGCACAGATGCCCAAAGTGACACTTGAGAAATCTCCCCAACTGGTATTTGAGATGTAACATCGCAAAAATCCGAAAGTTAAATATATTAAAAAGAACTATACATTCTATGGGAAGGATAGGCTGGTAGTTGTTAGAGTGCATCCCATCCCCTCCTAGATGCTCTTTTTGCCTATCCTCCCGTTTTCTCAATAAATTTAAAAGGTATTTTGGGTTCTTACCGTGGGCAAAATGGATAAAGAAGTATTGTCGGATGATATCGCCAAAATGATTGAGATAGCTGTAACCCAACTTCCATCTGATATTGTGTATGCTTTAAAAAAAGCAAGAGATAATGAGGTCGAGCCGGGTAGAACCCAGCTTTCAGCGATACTTGAAAATATCGAGCTTGCAGGCAAAGAAAAAAAACCGCTCTGTCAAGATACAGGCATACAAACATTTTTTGTAAAAGTTGGGATAAATTTTCCATACATGGATATATTGAAAGACAGTATAGTGGAGGGAGTGAGAAAGGCAACAGAAAAAGTTCCCTTAAGGCCCAATGCCATTAACCTTCTGACCGAAAAAAA encodes:
- a CDS encoding segregation/condensation protein A — protein: MKEEIINHILMQREDATKKESIEKYIEMAGDGNSSYIKDSFDRAIAVTFELVIDEQLDPWDIDLVSFSKMYLKRVKNSGIIDLMTAGRIILMAWKVLKLQSGHIVSMLQEKEEKESEWDEIPDWYMEDESYFYTRAVIEKGAPLQEKIRRKGERKVTLIELVNAFEEVRDEIEIKEKRRKHRKEEQKIFSERAEKEVEGNAHKEDIEEEISIILGKLSKLNGRAISIGEICNKNSKEELVMTISSLLFLAKERKIVIWQKDFPYGTIYIKNIHHEKK
- a CDS encoding 50S ribosomal protein L10; its protein translation is MPAEWKIKEVEGLKELIGSYPVVGIVGIRGIPASQMHEMRKNLGGNAIVRVSKNSLIQHALADEDNLSKLSEYIEGESAVLATDMNPFKIFRQLEKTKMKVPAKGGEIAPDDIVVEKGKTPFKPGPIVGEFQKAGIPAAIREGSVVVEKTVTLVKKGEIIQPHVAQMLTRMDVYPLEVGLNVRAIYEDGLMFTSETLGIDVGEISSNFHTAIHNAFALSLELKYPAKEIVPQLLHKAYCNSFTLALECGMYTPDTIKEFIKNVHRQVSILAKELKTEGE
- the scpB gene encoding SMC-Scp complex subunit ScpB: MKKNSNRIVEAALFSAGRPISVDEICDVIHLKKREVVGAVTSLMDEYETRGKKGETSIEVSKAGDKYAMQLRSEYAEYGKKLSGTEVPKKLLKTVSLIAYYQPVVQSEIKNMVGSKIYEHARELEEFGFIKSRKHGRTKILETTTYFYEYFGFDTTDRGKIREYLKNKIKLPAASSGTS
- a CDS encoding 50S ribosomal protein L1 is translated as MASQEIVNSVKKALDDEYNPKRKFKQSVDLVVNLKDVDMSKPENRIDEEIYLPNGRGEKAKIGVFATGEMALKAKESADMVFKPEEMEELAKDAKNAKGVAEEYDFFIAEAPLMPTVGKTLGRFFGPRGKMPRPIPPNADISAEVEKLRNTVRIRSKDKTTFHCIVGKEDMDADAISENIEAILKVVEGKFERGRMNIKSAYVKSTMGTPVRVI
- the rpl12p gene encoding 50S ribosomal protein P1, whose amino-acid sequence is MEYVYGAMLLHSAGKEISEENLKKVLEAAGIKIDDAKIKVLTSSLEDVNIEDVISKAAVAPAATVAAPQETKAEEKEEKKEEKAEKKKEEVSEEEVAEGLGALFG
- a CDS encoding transglutaminase family protein, coding for MLKKLVEIKEKGYIIPWKMFRIVIRTVPALLKAIIKHPIVLIKANRIAKKYLKNMKEPELPYKIPEYREGMPYNKSNERYLRPTHFCESNAPEIIALANELGAFKKSDMEYAEAVFKFVKNNIKLSFGGLDGAVATLKRGSGTCLHQLSLFAALCRAGGLSARYKLYSLALVESMYDSMVGVSPVVKDWYDAFGTFMLHGTAEVLVYGKWIVADPTFTPEYEIEMGVPLAKLGDDPTGMWNYPVEGTTMILEGVPYGAGVVWNFLVNWIGKGEAMRINMSLEMARNRGRKKLERAGAEEYDSTVRYSYKAQMPKVTLEKSPQLVFEM
- a CDS encoding right-handed parallel beta-helix repeat-containing protein, yielding MNKSTIAVGASVILLLSVAGVNFSEIIGGTRGQDDSYDDAAELKGNIITVDNEGDGDYLSIKEAVTNANPGDIIEVYSGDYYECNITITNPNLTLKGIPYELGIGNDTGKPFIHGQGLNTVMIIKADDVILTGFSMENSGTSYAHGIISICSCNNCLVSDNGFSHSVMSCIGCINSSNTKIIGNNISHSIIRHGITLHDSNNNTVANNTITDMGSEGICIWSSDYNTITGNKISRCKGYGIDLPGGDHNTVVQNSFEDNHVGVFLDGYHNLIAKNNFIDNEENAFILYLLPLKFPFCNIWLRNYWDDWTGIGPYVIRGRILYVIPWIGIDPFPAFRPYDIDGNKEINGTNETGLNTNLHIQGKEACKLSMQSKIL
- a CDS encoding DNRLRE domain-containing protein, whose translation is MKRGKLVKRVLCILVAVSFLLPANVVMGKGGKRPDLWVEINGDIPAILKEGEIITITARVDNVGCKDAKNFGIKFSCDTTDNTIKTKSVASLPVNTFINVSINWVALAGNHTLIVEVDFDDVIDEADETNNINEIDIYVENAGNNIENSTQSSFPVDQSNYGESTESLLGTTGIGVTKYPTDDTFARSWKPSTVYGGSTYFTVNPRTQDICRTYIKFDLSSIPSGATVSSAKLRMYYYRWWEADPAGRTNDLHEVANSWNENTLTWNNKPNYDATAFSSYVVPSSFGWIDVDVTQYVQDKVNGEPNYGILIKDRNEQSMGLNTNPCMYSKEYGSYCPRLVIGYTTGLSLGEAVDNTDLTWSTGGNANWFGQTQTYYYGGDAAQSGDISDNQNTWIKTTVGGQGTLKFYWKVSSETNYDYLRFYIDSSQQTGISGNVDWQQKTYSISSGSHELMWKYTKDGSVSSGSDCGWLDKVEWIAEGEVWQQMIGDETGLYENGFGRISNIATRGMDIYDGKLFIGTENLNKLRTVEIFSDGFEDDLCENVWSTETTWQGRVRVSTSYPHSGSYSVLLDDSVYGAGFSYARLILTVHLNHFSDVELEFWWREFGDEDHAGDGVFISDDGGSTWYKAFSFNNGPQSYTRTVIDIDAKADEAGMEITNNFKIKFQFYDNCYIPYDGYAIDDVKVTGYVDSFIGEATPEEAYMEDAEEEGPIPCSLQGSGGISGIDELLFHYRALASDGCEVWYYDANTGEFHQVIGDNPEAYKDSGFGDTMNYAAATIKEFKGKLYVGTANSPDKGCEVWRYDGSSWEQVVGNEPSATKPSGFGNKHNLGAWSIEEYDGYLYIGTMNWHTGCQIYRSYDGTTWNQVPLTEEGDGFGDKWNTYAWDMEVYQDELYVSTFNFKYGCELWKYDGSNWYQLVGNDPEYQISGAKNAGFGEVENYGIRNMKVYGGELYAGTATSIFQTQEACEIWKYDGSNWHPVIGDDTGNPETWDGFGKTWNKYAWSMNVTSDNKLWVGTVNIQRTGGIPLFETEGCEIWCYDGSGWSQKVGDESGEIGNGFNDKNNSGARSMIEYPTGSGDLWVGTFHVKPLLIPDKGCEVWKRTST